The genomic window CTGAAAAACCCTCCCATTCAATGAGTAACTCACAATCATtcactttcatttttcttttcatgtcttgtataaaaatgataaaactaaaactaaagtaaCAATAACATCCATACCTCGGGAGCCATGTAACCAAGGGTTCCGGTCTCTCCGGTCATGTCATTAGGATTCGAAGCCTCAACACGTGCAACCCCGAAATCAGCAATTTTTACGGTACGTGTCTTGTCTAACAACATGTTCTCTGTCTTTACATCTCTATGGACAATCTTTTGTGAATGAAGGTAACTCAACCTGCAAATAATGGAACCCCCTTTTTAAGTCTAAAGCTCGAGAAAATTATTGTGTATtgtattttattctatttatttaaaaaaatgaataaattaatcattacacattaaatcaaaaagtaaaataatttttctgttaaaatttcaATCCATTCTTATGGTTAAAAACCAATCCTTTCATGTCAGAATAAGATACATGTAACATACCACTTACAACTGTCAAGTTATTTCACCATctagaccaatttttaacaatagaattagatgaaaattttaacataatggATTAacttgctctttgatctaacatatagagactaatttacttacttttttgaataaaaagacaaaatacaatttgactcctagtacaaaggttcataaaatattttttttataaaaataatctcattataggttctgatcatattaATCCCTTCCcaatccataaataggaggataatacgtttcAACGCGCTAAAACTCATGTCCTCCTACATTAACAACAAGGTCCATACCAATCAAACTAAAATTCAATTCACAATAAAACTTTTACCTAAGGCATACTATATGCTTGAGTAGTAAAAGACCAATAATACGATAAATAGAagaactaaaaatagaaaatggtatatatatatgtgtgttaaatTACCCTCTTGCAAGATCAAGGGCAAGTTGAACAACCACTTTGAAAGCTAATTTCCTTCTCCTGTTCTTTATCAGAAAACTTTTCAAAGCACCGCCGGGAAGGTATTCCACAACAACGCAACACACACTATTTGGCAGGCCTATTTGACCATTCTCTGTTTGTATTTGTAGCCCTGATGAACCCATTGTTGCCCCTATAAACTGGAAATCATAAACCAGAATATAATTTGTACCTATCAAATATCATTCTAAGGCCAAAGACTACTGATATAGGTATAAgtatcaaatttatacatgaactttgattgaATGTAACTATACACATAaaatttgaatgtgatttatctgtatatataaaattttaattttttatttaattgtacgtatttaaagaaataaatacatatatttattttcatatttgattagtataattatttgtgtatgctaTATATCAGCGTAAAATGATATTAGTTCGATAATATTATTACTGATTTgcaaaaattgaatcaaatcaaattttatatataacattGCACCGtagatcaaagttcatgtataatttgaCATTTATCCCTGTCAATATCGTATGCAACCATATCttaaggtaaaagtaccatggcgGCTCTTGTAttaggagtcaaattgcattttgcatCAGTTACTCAATAAATGGACACATTAATCCCTATATGTTAGAACAAAGAACAAATTAattatttctgttaaaatttcatcTCTTTGTACTTGTAAAAATTGGCGTGGCTAATAAAATAACCAGACAATGACACGAGGCATGCCACATATATCTCATGCTGACGTACAAAGATctatttttaacaatagaaatggatgaaagtTTTACAGAAAGaacaatttgctctttgatctaatatacaatgactaatttacctattttttaaataaatagatcAAAATGTAATCTGACTCCTAATACAGATTACTCCATAATATTTTTCGCCAAGATCTTAAGCAAAAAAGTCACCTTAGTAACATTGGGATGGTCAAGTTTATGCCAGACAGCAACTTCTTGTGAAAAAGCTGCCCTTAATGCGACGATCTCGGCATCTGTCCTGTGACCTTCCTCACCCCAATCAAGCAGCTTTACTGAACATGAAAAAACCCATTGTAATAAAACAAACAAGCTTGTGTATCAAAACCAATAGATCTTATGTTGGTTGGAATTACATACTTATCTCTGGTGTCCATTTAACAGTTTAATTCTATTCTTTCATTGTTTACTGCTATCTATGATGTAATAACTAAAAGCTACGATCACATGAAAGTTAAATTAAGGGTCACGGATTACATAAGACTACATTTGAAAATTAGTAATCACCATGGATGAGGATCTAAACGATTAAACCATAAAAATCATAGCAACATTGAAGCCAATGAACTAAGAAGGATCAAAGAAAAACAATGCTAAAGAAAAAgggattattttgcaatttaGACATTTAAAAGAATAATCTGACCAGCAACATCGAGATCGTCGTAGATGCCACGATGAACCGTGCCAAAAGTACCACGAGCAATGACGGTTTTGATGATGAGTTTTGAAGGGTCGATCTCCCATTCTAGTCTTTCCCTTTTGGTGAAAGTTGTAGCCATGTTAGTGCTATTACCAGCAAGCTTGAGCTTCTCATCATTATTATCATCATGATCACCACCATGatcatcaccatcaccatcaccatcaccaccACCGTCATCTTTCTTAGTGTTGTTTTCGCTGCTCCAAACCCTGTTAAGATGCTTCTCGAGCTGTTCATCTAAGCTTTTGAGATCAATTTGATCTGCTCTAACGAACCCATCACTGTTTTCCTTCATATTACTCATTGAGACAAAAACACAAACACGTAATGATCAGTGGGAAAAAAGGGAATGAAAGAGGGAGTTTTGGTTGATaagtgattgaaaaaaaaaaccagagaCTTTGCTTTttagttgaagaagaagaagaagaagagaaacacAGAGTTTTGTTGAGTTTCTCTTACAAAACCAAAAGCAATGATCCATGTGGGCACATGGAATTGCCTCAACACAACGTGGCTAACTGACCCACTTTGGTCTCCTCTTCTTACTTGCTCCTTCAATGTTTCAATTTCCTCCTTcactgttttctttctttttttaattcttcagtattaatatatattttctttggTTAAATTCTGTTTTAAGTATATGCAGTTTttatacatttgagattttagtccttctatttttattttaaaattttctactttTCATTTAAAAATGCATGTCTAACAGTTAATATCcttaaaattattctattaaatattatattttttataaagttaacaatagagtattttttttaattttaataaatttaaatctcATCTCAAGCTAGGAAATATGTATAGCATTATTATCTTCACGAATGGGTttttagaaggaaaaaaaaacattatacatctcatttattttttaatatcaattaaaaccatgttgtaatttttcaattctgtttATGTATTCAAaactatatattaaaaaaaaaaactatttgtcTTTGTAACTTTGTATAAAAGTTGTTACGTTAGTCCTCACAATTGTTAAGGTATTTGTCGGTCCAAATTTATAGCCAAATTTTGTCCATTTTCATTATTTAGCTCCTTGTTATAAATAGCAAGAATGTCATTACATTAGTGCCACCgatatatttatgtattgattTATCCACAATGATTCGCGTGGTCATTGGACTCGCATTATTTTTCAATTGTTTATCAACAAATTACAAAAGGACatatttaaaagttaattatttacttgatatgatgaattaaatcttaaatataatttttcttttcaattgagagttaaaatatgttataaatttctgtaaatttttaaatatttaattttaatatttttatttttaaaaatttaattttttctactttctaatttaaaaattcaggTTCAAGCATTaacattaatgaatttttttgttaaatttatcggtgttatatttaaaaaaaacccacTTAATTaccatgaaaataaaaaataatgtaattaatATGAAGGCAAAAAAAAAAGCTAACTTGTTAATAGTTGGacttagattttttaaatttaaaaagtagaggaattaaattattgaaaaaatacaataactaaattacaaaaatttgaaaaatacaaaaacttaTGACATATTTCAACTTGGTATGTAATATTTGATAATTCTCTTGGTACAAAGCA from Gossypium hirsutum isolate 1008001.06 chromosome D12, Gossypium_hirsutum_v2.1, whole genome shotgun sequence includes these protein-coding regions:
- the LOC107939304 gene encoding serine/threonine-protein kinase HT1-like (The RefSeq protein has 1 substitution compared to this genomic sequence) — its product is MKENSDGFVRADQIDLKSLDEQLEKHPNRVWSSENNTKKDDGGGDGDGDGDDHGGDHDDNNDEKLKLAGNSTNMATTFTKRERLEWEIDPSKLIIKTVIARGTFGTVHRGIYDDLDVAVKLLDWGEEGHRTDAEIVALRAAFSQEVAVWHKLDHPNVTKFIGATMGSSGLQIQTENGQIGLPNSVCCVVVEYLPGGALKSFLIKNRRRKLAFKVVVQLALDLARGLSYLHSQKIVHRDVKTENMLLDKTRTVKIADFGVARVEASNPNDMTGETGTLGYMAPEVLNGNPYNRKCDVYSFGICLWEIYCCDMPYPDLSFSEVTSAVVRQNLRPEIPRCCPSSLANVMKRCWDANPDKRPEMDEVVSMLEAIDTSKGGGMIPVDQQQSCLCFRRYRGP